The proteins below are encoded in one region of Rana temporaria chromosome 2, aRanTem1.1, whole genome shotgun sequence:
- the GPR61 gene encoding G-protein coupled receptor 61: MDTTLPSLTWNFSFNTSGRHITTNPHYGALFIMLLMDLVAVAGNVAVMGVIMKTPSLRKFVLVFHLCVVDLLAALTLMPLAMLSGSGGTSLYEGQGLGQMACRAYLFLTVCLTSTGILSISAINIERYYYVVHPMRYQVKMTMGLVSWVLAGVWIKALLTSLIPVLGWNPTVPGHCSLQGGGNSVFRAGFLLFYSSFYFLLPLTIIIVVYCSMFRVARVAALHQGPLPTWMDTSLQHRRSESLSSQSTMVTGSGVTRETPQQRVSAGGSGSGGKAAAVLAAVGGQFLLCWLPYFGFHLYAALCSPPPLPGSRLEWAVTWMGFLCFASNPIFYGCLNRQIREELGRWVGCFFKRSGSREDELRLPSREGSIEENFLQFLQGTGCPPDTRAAVHISPKGEHPTVDFRIPGQIVEETSEFLEQPWDLTTVGRDYINTSKT; the protein is encoded by the coding sequence ATGGATACCACCCTTCCCTCTCTCACATGGAACTTTTCTTTCAATACTTCAGGGAGACATATTACAACAAATCCCCATTATGGTGCTCTCTTCATCATGCTTCTCATGGACCTAGTGGCAGTAGCCGGGAATGTGGCTGTTATGGGGGTCATCATGAAGACTCCATCCCTCAGGAAGTTTGTTCTGGTCTTCCACTTGTGCGTGGTGGATCTCTTGGCTGCACTTACACTTATGCCCTTGGCAATGTTGTCAGGAAGTGGAGGTACTTCCCTGTATGAAGGCCAGGGACTTGGGCAAATGGCCTGCCGTGCCTACCTCTTCTTGACTGTTTGTCTAACCAGCACAGGCATTTTGTCAATCTCAGCCATCAATATTGAGAGATATTATTATGTGGTTCATCCCATGAGGTATCAAGTCAAAATGACTATGGGACTAGTTAGTTGGGTACTGGCTGGAGTGTGGATTAAGGCATTACTAACATCCCTAATCCCAGTACTAGGATGGAATCCTACTGTTCCTGGACATTGCAGTCTGCAAGGAGGTGGCAACAGTGTCTTCCGTGCAGGGTTTCTTCTCTTTTACTCCTCCTTTTACTTCTTATTGCCTTTGACCATCATAATTGTTGTTTACTGCAGCATGTTTAGGGTGGCACGTGTGGCTGCTCTTCATCAAGGGCCCCTTCCAACATGGATGGACACCTCACTTCAGCACAGACGCTCAGAATCTCTCAGCAGTCAATCCACCATGGTGACAGGTTCTGGAGTTACACGTGAAACTCCTCAGCAGCGAGTGTCTGCTGGCGGTTCAGGAAGTGGTGGGAAAGCTGCAGCTGTATTGGCAGCAGTAGGGGGTCAATTCCTTTTGTGTTGGCTACCTTATTTTGGTTTCCATCTATATGCTGCACTGTGTTCTCCCCCTCCACTGCCTGGATCACGCTTGGAATGGGCTGTAACATGGATGGGATTTCTGTGCTTTGCTTCTAATCCAATTTTCTATGGTTGCCTGAATCGTCAAATCCGTGAAGAGCTAGGGAGATGGGTTGGTTGCTTTTTTAAGAGGAGTGGATCAAGGGAGGATGAACTTCGACTACCTAGCAGAGAAGGGTCCATTGAAGAAAATTTCCTTCAATTTTTACAGGGAACAGGTTGCCCACCAGACACACGGGCAGCAGTTCACATTTCCCCTAAAGGGGAACACCCTACAGTAGACTTTCGGATTCCTGGGCAGATAGTAGAGGAAACCTCAGAATTCTTAGAACAACCATGGGATTTGACTACAGTGGGCAGAGACTATATTAATACTTCAAAAACATGA